The DNA sequence TCGTTTCGGAGCTATCTGACCGGCTTCATCCTGTCGGTGATCCTGACCGCCATCCCGTTCTGGCTGGTCATGAGCGGCGCCATCGACGACAAGCAGGCGAGGGCCATCGTCATCATGGCCTTCGCGGTCGCGCAGATCGTCGTCCACATGGTCTTCTTCCTGCATATGAACACCACCTCGGAAGGCGGATGGTCGATGCTGGCGCTGATCTTCACGCTGATCCTGGTCGTGATCGTACTGACCGGCTCGCTCTGGGTGATGTATCATCTCAACGCCAACATGATGCCGGGGCTGCACGACATGCGCGAGATGCCATGAGCCCGGTTGCGGGCTCTGGGAGAACCAACACCGAGGCGACGGGCATCGGTCCGCGGCCCGCGTCGCAAGAGGGCGCCGGCCGGTCGTCTGCATCGCGCCTTGTCCTTGTGCTGCTCGGGCTCCTCGGCGTGCTGGTGTTTGTCGGGCTCGGCATATGGCAGCTGGAGAGGCGGGCCTGGAAGCTCGACCTGATCGCCCGTGTCGCCCAACGCATTCATGCCCCGGTTTTCGAAGCGCCTGGCCCGGAGAGCTGGAACGGCATCACCGCGGCCCGCTACGAATACAGCCATGTGCGATTGGCCGGACGCTTCCTGGGCGGCGCCAACACGCTGGTCCAGGCGGTGACGGAGCTTGGCGGCGGCTATTGGGTGCTGACGCCGATGCGGACCGACAGTGGTTTCGTCGTGCTGGTCAATCGCGGCTTCATTCCCCCGGAGCGCAAGGCCGAGTTCGGACAAGAGAGCGGCGGCTCAACCGCGCCGGCCATCATCGATGGACTGTTGCGCATGAGCGAGCCAGGCGGTGGCTTCCTGCGCAAGAATGACACCACGGGCAATCGCTGGTATTCGCGGGATGTCGCTGCCATCGCAACCGCGCGCGGCCTGACGGATGTCGCACCCTATTTTGTCGATGCTGAGGCATCCGGCATCGACGGCTGGCCACGCGGCGGGCTGACCGTCGTGACTTTCCGCAACAGCCACCTCATCTATGCTTTGACCTGGTTCACGCTCGCTGCGATGCTTGCCCTCGCCTTGGCCAGGCCGATGACCGGCCGCCCCCAGCGGCAAGGACCAGCAAGATGAGCGTTCCCACGCAAGCGCTCCGCCGCGACAAATCGCTGGTGACGGCGTCCCTTGCCGCCAACAATGGCGCGGTACCAAATCCCGAAGCAACGAATAGGAAGAACTTGTTCCTGCTCATCCAACTGCGTTGGCTGGCGGTGGCGGGTCAGGTGCTCACCATTCTGGCGACACAATACTGGTTCGAGATCCCGCTGCCGCTGGCGAAGATGGCCGGCGTGGTGCTTTTCCTGGTTGGCCTCAACATCTTCAGCTTGCTGGTCCTGCGCGGTATCAGGCCGATCACCAACACCCAGCTCTTCGTCGCGCTCATCTTCGACATGGCGGCACTGACGACGCAGCTTTACCTGAGCGGCGGCGCGTCCAATCCGTTCGTATCGCTCTACCTTCTGCAGATCACGCTCGGCGCGGCACTGCTGACCCCAAGGTTTACCTGGATCCTGGTGGCGGCCGCGTCGGCCTGCTTTGTCTTCCTCATCTTCCTTTTCCAGCCGATCGCCATCCCGCATCATGGCGGCAGCGATCTCCTGTCCCTGCATATCAGGGGCATGTTCATCTGCTTCGTGCTGGCCGCCGGCCTGATCGTGATCTTCATGACGCGCATCGACCGCAACCTGCGCGAACGTGATGCCTATCTCGCCGACCTGCGCCAGCGCTCGGCCGAGGAGGACCACATCGTGCGCATGGGCCTGCTGGCCTCCGGCGCCGCGCACGAACTGGGTACGCCGCTTGCCACGATATCCGTCATCCTGTCCGACTGGCGCCAGATGCGCACCCTTGCACGCAACCGCGAACTGGCGGCCGACATGGCCGAAATGCGTGCGCAGATCGAGCGCTGCAAGCGCATCGTGTCCGGCATTCTGATGTCTTCCGGCCAGGCCAGAGGCGAGGGAACGATACGCACCACCATTCGCGGTTTCCTCGACGATCTGGTCGAGGAATGGCGCATCAGTCGCCAGCCATTCAAGCTGGAATACACGAACAACTTCGACCCGGACGAGCAGATCGTGTCCGACACGGCGTTGAAGCAGGTCATCTTCAACGTGTTCGACAACGCCCAGGAAGCGTCGCAGGCTTGGGTCGGCGTCACCGCCGAGCGGCAGGACGACAAACTGGTGATTGCCGTAAGCGATCGTGGGCCGGGTTTCGACGAGACTATTCTGGCAGCGCTTGGCCAGCCCTATATGTCGAGCAAGGGACGGCCAGGGGGCGGTCTTGGTCTTTTCCTTGTCATGAATGTGGTCCGGAAACTGGGAGGCGATTTTTCCGCGCGCAACATGGAGCAGGGCGCCTGTGTTACGCTTTCGCTGCCGCTCGCGGCGTTGACCGACGGAGATGATCATGAGGCCTGATAGATCCCTCTTTATCGTCGAGGACGACACGACCTTCGCCAAGACGCTGAAGCGCTCCTTCGAAAAGCGCGACTACGACGTCATGGTCTGCCACGACAGGGAAGCCTTGCTCGACGCCCTCGAAAAATCCGTTCCGGCTTATGCCGTCGTCGATCTCAAGCTTGGGGCCGGCGGTTCCGGGCTGGAGTGCGTCAAGCTGCTCAGCGCCCGCGATGCGTCGATCAGGATCGTCGTGCTGACAGGGTTTGCCAGCATCGCCACGGCGGTCGAGGCGATCAAGCTCGGCGCCAGCCACTACTTGGCCAAACCCGCCAACACCGATGATATCGAAGCCGCCTTCGGCCGTGCCGAGGGCGACATTTCCGTACCGCTTTCCAGCCGGCCCACCTCGATCAAGAACCTGGAGTGGGAGCGCATCCACGAAACGCTGGTCGAAACCGGCTTCAACATCTCCGAAACGGCCCGCCGGCTTGGCCTGCATCGGCGCACCCTGGCCCGCAAGCTCGAGAAGCGTGTGGTGAGATAGCGGGAAGGTCCGGTGAGCCGCGGTGCCGCTCTCGGCACAGCCTTGGAAAAGGACCGCCCCATAGCTCCGACAGTTTTATGCAAGCGCCTCCGTTCACCGCGGCGGAGACGCTGGCCACCCGCGTCGGTTCCTGCCGGCGGCTCAGGAACGAGTTCCCGCATGCGGCGTTGCGTATCCGGATGGCAGTGCCGGAAGTCATGAGAACGCACCGCCGGTCGGAGATGCGTTGATGTCGATGCCAGGCTTGGCTTATGGCCCATTGGGCGACCGGTGCATGCATGTCTGTGTGGATATGCAGAAGCTATTTGCCGAACCGTCGCCTTGGGCGACGCCTTGGATAACCCGTGTCCTGCCTCAAATTGAGAGGCTGGTCGAAAGGCGTGCGGAACAGACGGTCTTCACGCGCTTCCTGCCTGCGCAAAGGCCGGGGCAAGGCGCTGGTACATGGAAACGCTATTATGAGCGCTGGGCCTCCATGGCGATCGACAATATCGGGCCGGAGATGATCGAATTGTTGCCGGCGCTCGCCGCTTACTGTCCGCCGGCGGCAGTCATCGACAAGCACATCTATTCCCCCTGGTTCGAAGGGCGCCTCAGGGCCTTTCTGATGGAACGCGAGATCGACACGCTGGTCGTCACGGGAGGCGAAACCGATGTGTGCGTCCTAGCCACCGTGCTCGGCGCCATCGATTTCGGCTATCGCGTGGTGCTCGTCACCGACGCATTGTGCAGCTCTTCCGACGCAACGCATGACGCGCTGCTTACCGTCTATCACCAGCGCTTCGCGCAGCAGGTCGAGACAGTCGAGATGGAAACGGTTCTCTCGAACTGGACTTGACGCCAGTGTAGCGTCAGCCTTCCCTGCGGGGTCTGTAGTGCTTATCTGTCCCAATCGCGGACATTGGAGCAGGCAAACGTGGCGCAACGATCGGGCAGTGCTGATCTTCCCCTTCACGGTGGACGCGTGCCGAAATGGCTGGGCGACCGCATGACGCGTCTCGGTGCCGTCATGTGCGAGGCGATCATCCATCACTATGGCCGCAACGAATTGCTGCGGCGTCTGGCGCATCCGTTCTGGTTCCAGTCCTTCGGCGCGGTCATGGGCATGGATTGGCATTCGTCCGGCATCACCACCAGCGTCGTCGGCGCCTTGAAACGCGGCCTCACGCCGCTGTCGGGCGAACTCGGTATCCACGTCTGCGGCGGCCGTGGAGCGCATTCGCGCAAAACCCCCCACGAGCTTGCCGCCATTGGCGAGCGCATCGGCTTCGACGGAGCCCGCCTTGCAACCGCAAGCCGGCTTGTCGCCAAGGTGGACAGCGCCGCCGTTCAGGACGGGTTCGATCTCTATCTGCATGGCTTCATCGTCACCGACGACGGCGACTGGGTGGTGGTGCAGCAAGGCATGAACGGTGACAGCAAGGTGGCGCGCCGCTATCATTGGCTGTCCGAAGGTTTGAAGAGTTTTGTCGACCAGCCGCATGCCGCCATCGAAGGCGCCAACCAGGGCGAGATCGTCAACCTGACCGACCGCCGCGCCGAAGCCTCGCGCCAGGGACAGCTTGATCTCCTCCAGGATCTTGGGCCGGACCGCATCCTTCGGGAGTTCGCCGCGCTGGAGCCCGGTACGGCACCGGCTCCGGTGCAGCCCCTGCTGCCGCATCTGATCATGCCGGCTCATCACGACGTTCGCGAAAGCGACGTCGTGATGCATCGCCTTCATGGCAACATGGCCGCCGCCGCGGAGCGAGGTCCAGCCGATTTTGCCGAGCTTCTCCTGGTTCCGGGCGTAGGCGCCCGCACGGTGAGGGCACTCGCTCTCGTTGCCGAAGTGGTGCATGGCGCGCCTTGCCGATTTTCGGACCCGGGTCGTTTTTCGCTGGCGCATGGCGGCAAGGACAGGCATCCGTTCCCTGTACCGCTCAAGGTCTATGACGAGACGATCGGCGTGCTGAAGTCCGCCGTGCAAAAGGCCAGGCTCGGTCGCGAAGAGGAAATCGGCGCCCTGAGGCGGCTCGACCATCAGTCGCGGCAGGTCGAGCGATACGTCACGGGTCCCAGCCTCAAGGAAATTGTCGCCGGCGAATTCGACCAGTCGCATCTGCTTGGCGGCCGCAGTGTCTTTGGTTGGGAACCGGCGCCGGATGAGTTGAGCGCCGACGAGAACAGGAAGGCGTGACGGGGCATCACGCCACGCGACGGTACCTGTGGTGGTCCTTGATGAATTTATTGAAGAAGCGGCCTTTCGAAGGAGCGCGCATGAACGCCGCATAGGTAGCCGGGGCGACGTCCTCATAGTCATAGCGGTTGCCGTGCGGCACGAACCAGACCGAGAGGATCCTGGTCGCGGGATCGTATTGCGTGTTTCGAATGACGGTCGATGGCATGCTGGCACCTGACGGCTCAGCCAAATAACCCGCCAGGCGTGGTGCGGTTCCGTGCCGCCATCCGACATTGCTACCTGTCGCTTGGGTTGCCGAACTTCGCATCGCGTTTCCTCGAATATCGATCGATGCGCGGCAGCTTGTCGGCAAAGTCGACCCAAGGCAGCCTGAGGTCCCAATAGGCATGGGCCTGTGGCCGCAGCCCTTCGGGTTTGTCGAAGAATCCGATCGTCAGATAAAGCTCGTCCGGCAGCCCTTCGTCGCTATAGCCTATCGAACTCCCGCAGTCGGGACAGAAAGTGCGGATAACACCCGGCGTCTTGGAAAAGGCCTTTGGCGCCCCCCTCAAAAGATTGAATTGGCTCGGCCGATACCCGACCCAGACGGTGAGTGGACTGCCGATGGCCCGTCGGCAATCGTCATCGTGATCGTAGCATATCCAGAAAGGCTCACCGTCCATGGTGGCGGCGATCGCCCCGCAAAAGCAGGCCCCGGTTTCAACGCGCGGCATCCGGCACTCCAAGGCTAGAACGTGCCCGGCGGCCCCCGACGGAACCGCCGTTGCTAAACTTTCACGCTCCTCCCGCGGTTCCGTTGCGCCGGTTTTGGGACGTATCCAGGGCGGGCAAGCGCGGTTCCCATATTGCCTTGTGGTCCGGCCTTCACCATCT is a window from the Mesorhizobium australicum WSM2073 genome containing:
- a CDS encoding response regulator transcription factor, which codes for MRPDRSLFIVEDDTTFAKTLKRSFEKRDYDVMVCHDREALLDALEKSVPAYAVVDLKLGAGGSGLECVKLLSARDASIRIVVLTGFASIATAVEAIKLGASHYLAKPANTDDIEAAFGRAEGDISVPLSSRPTSIKNLEWERIHETLVETGFNISETARRLGLHRRTLARKLEKRVVR
- a CDS encoding DUF763 domain-containing protein; its protein translation is MAQRSGSADLPLHGGRVPKWLGDRMTRLGAVMCEAIIHHYGRNELLRRLAHPFWFQSFGAVMGMDWHSSGITTSVVGALKRGLTPLSGELGIHVCGGRGAHSRKTPHELAAIGERIGFDGARLATASRLVAKVDSAAVQDGFDLYLHGFIVTDDGDWVVVQQGMNGDSKVARRYHWLSEGLKSFVDQPHAAIEGANQGEIVNLTDRRAEASRQGQLDLLQDLGPDRILREFAALEPGTAPAPVQPLLPHLIMPAHHDVRESDVVMHRLHGNMAAAAERGPADFAELLLVPGVGARTVRALALVAEVVHGAPCRFSDPGRFSLAHGGKDRHPFPVPLKVYDETIGVLKSAVQKARLGREEEIGALRRLDHQSRQVERYVTGPSLKEIVAGEFDQSHLLGGRSVFGWEPAPDELSADENRKA
- a CDS encoding cysteine hydrolase family protein, producing MSMPGLAYGPLGDRCMHVCVDMQKLFAEPSPWATPWITRVLPQIERLVERRAEQTVFTRFLPAQRPGQGAGTWKRYYERWASMAIDNIGPEMIELLPALAAYCPPAAVIDKHIYSPWFEGRLRAFLMEREIDTLVVTGGETDVCVLATVLGAIDFGYRVVLVTDALCSSSDATHDALLTVYHQRFAQQVETVEMETVLSNWT
- a CDS encoding SURF1 family protein, with protein sequence MSPVAGSGRTNTEATGIGPRPASQEGAGRSSASRLVLVLLGLLGVLVFVGLGIWQLERRAWKLDLIARVAQRIHAPVFEAPGPESWNGITAARYEYSHVRLAGRFLGGANTLVQAVTELGGGYWVLTPMRTDSGFVVLVNRGFIPPERKAEFGQESGGSTAPAIIDGLLRMSEPGGGFLRKNDTTGNRWYSRDVAAIATARGLTDVAPYFVDAEASGIDGWPRGGLTVVTFRNSHLIYALTWFTLAAMLALALARPMTGRPQRQGPAR
- a CDS encoding KTSC domain-containing protein, with translation MPSTVIRNTQYDPATRILSVWFVPHGNRYDYEDVAPATYAAFMRAPSKGRFFNKFIKDHHRYRRVA
- a CDS encoding GFA family protein is translated as MPRVETGACFCGAIAATMDGEPFWICYDHDDDCRRAIGSPLTVWVGYRPSQFNLLRGAPKAFSKTPGVIRTFCPDCGSSIGYSDEGLPDELYLTIGFFDKPEGLRPQAHAYWDLRLPWVDFADKLPRIDRYSRKRDAKFGNPSDR
- the cyoD gene encoding cytochrome o ubiquinol oxidase subunit IV; translated protein: MSAHDHAEGHGHAHGGAAHGSFRSYLTGFILSVILTAIPFWLVMSGAIDDKQARAIVIMAFAVAQIVVHMVFFLHMNTTSEGGWSMLALIFTLILVVIVLTGSLWVMYHLNANMMPGLHDMREMP
- a CDS encoding ATP-binding protein — translated: MSVPTQALRRDKSLVTASLAANNGAVPNPEATNRKNLFLLIQLRWLAVAGQVLTILATQYWFEIPLPLAKMAGVVLFLVGLNIFSLLVLRGIRPITNTQLFVALIFDMAALTTQLYLSGGASNPFVSLYLLQITLGAALLTPRFTWILVAAASACFVFLIFLFQPIAIPHHGGSDLLSLHIRGMFICFVLAAGLIVIFMTRIDRNLRERDAYLADLRQRSAEEDHIVRMGLLASGAAHELGTPLATISVILSDWRQMRTLARNRELAADMAEMRAQIERCKRIVSGILMSSGQARGEGTIRTTIRGFLDDLVEEWRISRQPFKLEYTNNFDPDEQIVSDTALKQVIFNVFDNAQEASQAWVGVTAERQDDKLVIAVSDRGPGFDETILAALGQPYMSSKGRPGGGLGLFLVMNVVRKLGGDFSARNMEQGACVTLSLPLAALTDGDDHEA